In Ptychodera flava strain L36383 chromosome 6, AS_Pfla_20210202, whole genome shotgun sequence, the sequence ATGACTACGTTATAATGTTTATATTGATCTCATCAGATTAATAATTTTGACCGGgatcacattttacaaattatgaATTTAGGATAGGGTCATATTTTATAATGAAAACCTTGAGGGGTCGACTTTTACATTGCTTAGTTTTCTTAAATCCTACTGCCGCACCGACAAGTAAATAATGAAGGCTCCCTAATAAAATATAAACGGCATGGCTTCCTTCTTGTGGACTAAAAGAAAATTGACGCTCAATTCTGAATTTTTAATGCACGAGGTTCACAATATTGCCTGACCAGACATAACCGGATATTAATGTTGTACCATTTCAATCTTCTTCCAAGATGTTCAGCTTGAAGCAAGGTTTCATTTTGATTGTCAGGAAAGGCATGATCAAACTGACATAAACGCCGCTCACATCAGTCAATCATTTACATGAAATTCAATTTCCTATACACAGTTGTAAGTGTGAAAGTTATCAATGGCACATAGCGACAAAGTATCAGCTGAGGTGCATATAAAAATGAACCGTTTAAAGTCAAGGTCTGGTAGGATAATTTCTGCGTCTTCCTGTTCGCAGCTTCACGTTTAGAATTTTGTGTTGCAAGAGCGTCTCTGCACACACTCTACCAAAACCTTGCAGTGTGTTTTTAAACGTAGTTAGCAAATCTAatgaatatttcattacaacCTTAATTCAATTAGAATGTGGCCGTTCATTGAAAATTAATGCCGCAGGGGTTTTATTGACACGATTTCTGTTGAAAAACTCATTGAACTTTACATTATTCAGGTCTTGAAAAGGATACAGCTTTGCTTGGTGAGTGTAAGTGCTATTTTTGGGATAAGTTGATATCAAACTGGTACGCTAAATGAGTTCCGCGTCAGCTCCTTACGCTTGTAAGCCAATTCCCCGCAAATACTCATACAGAATAGGCTACAAGTCTTCCTGGCTCAAACGCATGCTTTAATGTCGAGCTCTCGTCGATTTTCTTGTTTTCTGTTTATTTCTTGTTTATGGCTTCTAATAAAATCTGCCTTTTCCGTAGACTGAAAGGAAGATGACGCTAATCATTTCACATTGTGATTGCTCCAGGTATACAACAAGGCCTGACCAGATATAACAGGATATTAGTGCGGTATCATTCAGATCATCATCCATGCAGATTAATATGTTTATCAATGCGATCAGCCTAAAGCACgctttatttgatattttcagtaaCGAGTTTAACTAACCATAAAAGGCATGGTTGAGCTGACATGAACGCCATTCACGTCAGTCTATGAATGGAGCGATCATAGAATATGAATTCGATTTCTTAAACAGACATATCAATGAAACCGTCAGTGGATGCAAGCTTTAGCTGTGGGTAGGAAATTTTCAGTCACGAATCCATGGCGATAGAGGTCTTGTATCAAACTGCTTCCGAACTATGAAAGACAGTTCTTTTAGTTGGCGCTTCTAATATaaatgttatgtaggtcatttcccccacactcattatgacctgagttcaattagtctagaacattctcaaggtcactactctcaatgacctcacaaccttgaattcaattagtcatgtttggaatgttctggaaagttgattagttgtgtaagggagataattttagaacagtaattagcatgtcaacaaaagttctagattgttcttatatgcctttataaaagggacgtgctcagcttccagtcagacttttgggatcgtgtctcttgtgtgttactaaactccagcagtagtcattctcaagactttcaagaccttcactgtcaacgctggatttatactgtggactttgtgcagcttcaagcctgcaagccaaaggactgttcattcatccaactgactgttacaactctgagactggagctttgccgtcccggctgagataagtagtctgtacacttttaaagcttgtactctatccctgacttagttttatttttgtaataaattttgtttaaacgttaactgctgagttcacccttttgttcgttttctctgcacgtaacaaattgggggcttgtccgggaaacgaatattttgagccgtttgacaacaatttgcctaccttttcaaaactactgtatactgtgaactcagcgaaattcaatcatggcggaattcaagccagacgaatttatggatgaccttgatcaggacacatttaattccctcagaaaagacaacctcatagcactggccaatttccttaaagtagatgtcaaaagatctatgcgcaagcgagaaatacagttcaagattgcaaaacatttagttaattctggccattttgaggagtctgccttaaaagattatgagcctgagtcttccttcgaactcaaaaaattggaattagaaatacaggcagatttcgagctaaaaaaattggcattagaaaaagaaaaagaattacaaatgaaagaaaaagaattacaaatggaaaaggagagacaggcattagaaaaagaaaaaatacaaatgcagttagaaatggaagaaagacagaaagagagggaattggaaatgaaagaaaaagaattgcaaatggaagaaagacaaagggagaaagaaagagaggaaaaagaaaaggaaagagaattagcagaaacaccgactgcagttagaaataaaacgtttagagcttggacagtcaggaaaattcttcccttcagacaagtttgacatcactaagcatttcaggttagttccccctttccaagaaaaggatgttgataaatatttccttcattttgagaaaattgctcagagtctgaactggcctaaggagtcctggtctatgcttttgcagagtgctttggtgggtaaagccagagaaatttacattcagttgtcagtagagcaggcttcaaattatgattctgtaaaggaattaattctcaagggctatgagttggtgcctgaagcttaccgtcagaaatttagggattgtgagaaggtgaaggatcaaacttatgttgaatttgctcgaacaaaagaacaactgtttgatcgttggtgttcttctgaaaaggtcagtcagaattatgacaaattacgacagcttgttttgattgaggaatttaaaaggtgcatccggagtgacatcaagacgtttatcaatgaacaaaaggcagatacattagaggttgctgcacgtttggccgatgattattcattgaccacaaatcttcatttctcagcaaaccatcccagtccttttcatacagaaacaatgcaggtaaatttaactcctccttttcatccaagaatttctcaaaggacagtaggaaatcaaatgacaacagttcacagagttcaagtaacactcccacatcagatcccaagtctcaatctccttctgacaaacagtttggtacactttcttgtaattattgtaagaaagacggccatttaatgtcagattgtttcaaatgaaaagaaaacgtgaaggtcaaagtggtcaaagtggatctaagcccaccggctttatttcttcatcaactcaattagagtctaataatgtgtgtaacacattttctgaggttaaagccctcttatccccaattaatgaggtcaaggtcaattcttctcaagatagcattatgggtattttcgagccatttattcataatggttttatatcactttctagtgatttctcttctgctacccctgtcaaaattttaagagataccggggcttcccagtctcttttgttggcagataccctgccgttttctgaaaagtcattttcaggttctaaagttcttattaaggggtagattgcaatgactacattcctgttcctctccataatgtctatttgtcttcggactttgtttctggacctgtgactttaggtattaggccttttttgccttttgaaggattcaccttcttcttggaaacgaccttgctggggacaaggtcattactaatccacttgtgactgataatcctactttagatcaggatccagagccaattgaacaagagatacccgatttatttccttcatgtgctattactcaagccatgtcaaagaaaacttccgagaatcaaaatactctcaaaaataatgtcacagatgttgacttaaatgacacctttctcagtcaggtgtttgacacggatcattccgttatccctcgtggatttgaaacttccagtaaaactgctgaccaaagtcagacattttctagatcaaatctcattgcagaacaacacaaagacccagatattttgtctttgtttgacacggtagatgatgaaggtaaaacttcagatagctctgtttcctattatacaaaatctggtattctcatgcgtaaatggagacctccagatgtcttggttgatgacgattgggctataaaacatcaaattgtggttccaaagccctaccatgctgaaatattgcgcctggcccatgaaaccccctgggctggtcacttaggagtcaggaaaacttatcataaaattctcagtcacttttattggcctaatctcaggcaggatgtagcacatttctgtaaaacttgtcacacatgtcaaatggtaggaaagccaaatcagaccattccaaaggcccctttacagccaattcctgcatttcaagaaccatttagtaggatactaatagactgtgttggggccctaccaaaaacaagatcaggaaatgagtacatgctgacaattatgtgtacatcaactcggttccccgaagccataccactgagaaacataaagacaaagactatagtgagagctttagtcaaatttttcactttatttggcctccctaaatgtgtccagtccgatcaaggctccaactttatgtctggaatttttcaacaagtaatggatcagctaggcattaaacagtataggtcatccgcctatcatccagaaagtcagggtgctcttgagagatttcatcaaactttgaaaaacatgattaggacctactgtttgacacagagaagcagtgggatgaaggaattcattttctgctctttgctgttagagagtcaattcaggagtctcttggttttagccatttgagcttgtatttggacatacagtccgtggcccacttaagctcgttaaagagaaaattcctatcagacgatgatgattgtctgaatattttgcaatatgtgtcagattttcgtacaaaactctctaaagcatgtgaattagccagagaaaatcttgagtcatctcagcagtcaatgaaaaccaaatatgataaaagcacctcaaaacggaagtttgaaccaggtcaaaaggttcttgttctacttccaattcctggcaaaccactccatgctcgttactttgggccatacctaattgataagaaattgagtgatttaaattacatcataataacacctgacaggcgaaaacaaaaacagctatgtcacataaatatgcttaagccatatttggatagggataatcctactataactcagcctgtcagtgcagtcagttcaaaccattatgaagatagtgatactgaaactgacttgagtgaaaatactctaaactcaaagctgggctcggtcaagcttcagaactcagaaatcctggagaagctggagtctacaaagttggcacacctccagccagaacaacaacaacaggtgaaagaactgctccatgaatataaacacctgtttcaagatgttccaacgaggacaaacgtcatctatcacgacgttgatgttggggacagtaagcctgtaaaacaacatccatacagactgaatccaacaaaagcaaaatatctccaggaagaagtcaaatacctgctggacaatgactttattgaacccagtaaaagtaactggagttcgccgtgtatacttgttcccaaatcagatcacagttatcgtatgtgcacggactttaggaaggtcaacactttaacaaagacagacactttcccaatcccgaggattgatgactgcatcgaccgagtgggaaaagccaagtacgtgacgaaatttgacctactgaagggattttggcaagtccctctgacggatcgtgctcgtgaaatatccgcctttgttacaccagacggattgttccagtacaaggtgatgccattcggaatgaagaactctccggcaacgttccaaaggatgatcaacgacgtcatatccgggctagacgggtgtgcagcttacgttgacgacgtcatcctgtatagtgacacctgggaggaacacatcaagctcatgcggaagttctttgagagactgagtaaagccatgttgactgtcaaccttgccaaatgtgagtttggttgggcgagggtgacttacctcggacatactgtaggacagggtgaggtaaaacctgttgatgccaaaatcagtgccatttcaagttttcccataccaaactgcaaacgacaactgatgcgctttctcggtatggctggttactacagaaaattctgtccaaatttctccacaattactgagcctttgactaacttacttaaaagaaagtaaagtttgtttggtcagagcaatgccaacaggcatttgatacacttaaagccatactgcaaagtgctccagtgttgtctgcaccagatttcactttgccattcaaattagctgtagatgctagtgatacggctgctggtgctgttttattgcaagaggatagtcatggtgtagatcatcctgtttgctatttttcacgcaaatttaacaaatcccagagaaactactctacaattgaaaaagagtgtttatctttgatattagctttacagcatttgaagtttatgttacttcttcaaatcagccaatagtgggttatattgatcacaaccctcttgtttttctgcagaaatttaaaggcaaaaatcagagattgctaagatggagtttaatgttacaggagtttaatcttgacattagacatatcaaaggcagagacaatttaattgcagactgtctctctcgtatttagaacttattgttgttcacacttttaagattacatttgtaaaagaaagatttttctttgaaaaattttcttttttgaagagggggtgtgttatgtaggtcatttcccccacactcattatgacctgagttcaattagtctagaacattctcaaggtcactactctcaatgacctcacaaccttgattcaattagtcatgtttggaatgttctggaaagttgattagttgtgtaagggagataattttagaacagtaattagcatgtcaacaaaagttctagattgttcttatatgcctttataaaagggacgtgctcagcttccagtcagacttttgggatcgtgtctcttgtgtgttactaaactccagcagtagtcattctcaagattttccaagaccttcactgtcaacgctggatttatactgtggactttgtgcagcttcaagcctgcaagccaaaggactgttcttcatccaactgactgttacaactctgagactggagctttgccgtcccggctgagataagtagtctgtacacttttaaagcttgtactctatccctgacttagttttatttttgtaataaatttgtttaaacgttaactgctgagttcacccttttgttcgttttctctgcacgtaacaataaaTTATCGATTCTAATGATGGCAGCTAAATGGAgatacaaaatttcacaaaatttgttatAGAATGAACATGATTCAGATATGTACTTGGGGCAGTAATGCTTGTTCGTTGTTTATTGCGGCAAGTCTCGCACTGACAATCGACAGGGCGACTGGGTGCCGCGTGCTTCCTCTGAAAGCCTCGGAGACACCGTCCACATTTTGTCCATCAGTTTGGATTCTTGGTTGTCGTCGGATGATTTTAAACACATCGAAGTAGCTGTCTCTGAACTGTTTGCTGGTCACCCCGTAGATGATCGAATCGACGGCCGTGCTGGCGTGGGCTATGACCCAAACGACAACGTGGACTGTTTGGGACAGTCTGTCTTCGAAGTCAACCAAGACGACGACGCCGTAAGGCAGCCAGCAGAGAAGAAACACCGTAAAGATTGCAAATGTCATCTTCAACAACTGCATTTGCCTCCTACTGATTTTCAAAGGTTTAAATCCTCTTGAAATAGAATTCAGGCGTCGGCTGGGATCTTGCCCGTGATGCTGTGGGTTCACTCTCATGGAGTGCGATCGAACGTACGCTATAATGTTTACGTAGCAGCAGATAACCACGACACCAGGGACCACAACAGCGGTGCTTATGAACAATAAAATCCAGCCGTAATTGGCTGAGCGATCGTACGAGCAAACCAGCGTTTTCATGTCGTATCTGTTGTCACCCCAATTGAGAAAATTTGGCAGGTCAATCAGAACCGACACCAACCATATTGAAACGGCCATGGCGATGGTATTTCTGCGCGAGAAAATGCTTCGGTAGTATGTACTTCTACATATGTGAATGTAGCGGTTCAAGCTTATTGCCATGATGTTCCAGAGCGAGGCGACGCACGAAGTGACGCACACGAACGCCACGACTTCGCACAGTGCCGAATTGACAGCGAAGAAACGGTGTGTCTTGACGATGCCAACTACGTTGAAAGGGAGTATGAAGGCGGTTACCGCGAGATCTGACAGTGCCAGATTGAAGATGAACACATTGGTGACTGAGCGTAGTTTCTTGGTCAGGACGAATGCAAGAAGGACCAATATGTTGCCAAGCGTGCCGAAAACCATCAAGAGAGTCTGTATCAGAAGGTAGACAATGATGAAAGACGGGTTTGCAACCAGTGCATCGATGTTGGCAGAAGCATTCGTCGCCATGGCAATATATCTGTTCTCGCTAAGAGTTGGAGCGTACCATTGGAGGAGCCCTTTCAAACTTATGAAGGAGTTCACGTATCACTTCGCTAAGAGTCAATGTCACAGAAGTCCTACAGTACACTCACAGTCCATGGCCATATACAGTTCAATGAAACGAAGGTCGCGAAAGCTTCTTTACCAGATGAGTTCTGTCGACGAAAACGAGGCTAAATGAGGATTAAACTGCTGACGCGCCGGCTCGCTCTCCCTTCATAAACGGCGTCCAGTCTCACGCGTGCCACGTACAGCGTTGCTTTTCTCGGAGTCAGTCACCGAAGAGAAGTTAATGATTTCGAATTTGCACACAGATCACGGTACCGGTGACGTGTTTGACAAATTGACCAGCGCACCGGCATCATCTAGCAATCCAGGTAGGTGGTATACATGATGGTTTACAGTCGAAAGTTCAACTGTTTGCAGACTTCTAGGTACCGTAATACTGTTTGATAAATGTGTTTATCTTTGAATCGCGGTCGTAAACCGGGAAAAACCGGTCGTTATCTCTGAAAAAATATCTCAGCGGGATAATAAATGATTATCATGTCCAGATTCTCAACAATCCACAAGAAACGCACTGAATACCACTGATATAGATTCATTAAATCTGATGAACGGtcgttttgataattttgccaGTATTTTCGTGACAAGTACCCATACTACTGTTCTATCTATTTAGCCGCTCAGGTTTTATATATTTTGGGGTTTAGCATATCTTACAAGTCAGGATGTTGTCAGCATTCTCAAATAAGCTTGTCACAGATACACATAGCTAATATTGGTGGTATTGACACTGACTCTGGGCGTTTGCAGACCATTTACATGTAACGGTTACTAATTTTAATGGGTTCACGACGGCTAGACAATCCTTGCATATCTTGTGTG encodes:
- the LOC139134417 gene encoding melatonin receptor type 1B-B-like gives rise to the protein MATNASANIDALVANPSFIIVYLLIQTLLMVFGTLGNILVLLAFVLTKKLRSVTNVFIFNLALSDLAVTAFILPFNVVGIVKTHRFFAVNSALCEVVAFVCVTSCVASLWNIMAISLNRYIHICRSTYYRSIFSRRNTIAMAVSIWLVSVLIDLPNFLNWGDNRYDMKTLVCSYDRSANYGWILLFISTAVVVPGVVVICCYVNIIAYVRSHSMRVNPQHHGQDPSRRLNSISRGFKPLKISRRQMQLLKMTFAIFTVFLLCWLPYGVVVLVDFEDRLSQTVHVVVWVIAHASTAVDSIIYGVTSKQFRDSYFDVFKIIRRQPRIQTDGQNVDGVSEAFRGSTRHPVALSIVSARLAAINNEQALLPQVHI